Proteins encoded within one genomic window of Halocatena marina:
- a CDS encoding hydantoinase/oxoprolinase family protein produces the protein MNSNDTVRVGVDIGGTFTDIVTVRDGRIEVTKTPSTPDAPENGVMDGLEKACEREGWEFDSVSFLGHGTTVATNAVLEQTWAETALVTTAGFRDVLEIGRQARPDIYDFQAEKPTPFVPRDRRFEVTERLDERGQVLTALDEESVQAIAERLTASEVESIAVALLFSFENAAHEKRVRELLQETGLDLTYSLSSDVLPEIREYERTLVTAMNAALKPVMARYIGNLEAETATAGIDTELTIMQSNGGIIAADTARERAVRTLLSGPAAGVQGATAIAERCGFSDVITMDMGGTSCDVSLVEGGDPLVSTDVEIGEYPIGVPMIDVHTIGSGGGSIAWIDPGGALRVGPRSAGADPGPICYGRGGTEPTVTDAQLLLGRLNPSEFLSGELDAETEDVRRMTEQKLADSLGQTIEETAQGIVDVANANMQRALRVVSVERGHDPREFGLVAFGGAGPLHACEIACELEIPQVIIPRTAGVLSALGLLVSDVLYDYSTSRVRPLADVTPTELEQIFEDFEERGHDRLSEEGRLADEKRFERTLDLRYAGQSFELSVPAGNELDEASLDAVRETFHAHHEQRYGHAYPEEPIELVTVRLRARGLVTQPDLTAGGSDDSLVDACKEIRKVIYDGNAHETRIYDRTKLPIEADVSGPAILEGSESTVVIPPNQRARVDGYGNVLVEVFPDD, from the coding sequence ATGAATTCGAATGACACAGTTCGTGTGGGTGTAGACATCGGCGGCACGTTCACTGACATCGTGACGGTTCGAGACGGCCGAATAGAGGTAACGAAGACGCCATCGACACCGGATGCTCCCGAGAATGGAGTCATGGACGGGCTCGAAAAAGCATGTGAACGCGAGGGCTGGGAGTTCGATTCAGTCTCTTTTCTCGGACACGGCACGACAGTAGCAACGAACGCCGTGCTCGAACAGACGTGGGCCGAAACCGCTCTTGTGACGACAGCAGGCTTTCGAGACGTTCTCGAGATCGGTCGACAAGCCCGCCCCGATATCTACGATTTTCAGGCTGAGAAACCGACGCCGTTCGTTCCCCGTGATCGGCGATTCGAAGTGACCGAACGCCTCGACGAACGAGGACAGGTTCTCACCGCTCTCGACGAGGAGAGCGTGCAGGCCATCGCAGAGCGACTCACAGCGTCGGAAGTCGAGAGCATAGCGGTGGCCCTACTCTTCTCGTTTGAGAACGCTGCTCACGAGAAACGGGTGCGTGAGTTGTTACAGGAGACTGGACTCGATCTGACGTACTCGCTTTCGAGTGATGTGCTTCCCGAGATCAGAGAGTACGAACGGACTCTTGTCACGGCGATGAACGCCGCACTCAAACCGGTGATGGCTCGTTATATCGGCAATCTCGAAGCCGAGACAGCCACCGCAGGCATCGATACTGAACTCACGATCATGCAGTCAAACGGTGGGATTATCGCTGCTGATACCGCCCGCGAGCGAGCGGTGCGAACGCTCCTCTCCGGTCCTGCTGCTGGAGTGCAAGGCGCGACTGCGATTGCCGAGCGGTGTGGGTTCTCGGATGTGATCACGATGGACATGGGCGGCACCTCTTGTGATGTATCGCTCGTTGAAGGAGGCGATCCACTCGTTTCGACCGACGTCGAGATCGGTGAGTATCCGATCGGTGTGCCGATGATCGATGTCCATACGATCGGATCTGGCGGCGGATCGATCGCTTGGATCGATCCGGGTGGGGCACTCAGGGTCGGACCACGCTCTGCGGGTGCCGATCCAGGACCGATCTGCTATGGACGTGGTGGCACGGAACCGACGGTCACCGATGCGCAACTACTCTTAGGGCGGCTCAACCCGAGTGAGTTCCTCTCGGGTGAACTCGACGCCGAAACCGAAGACGTTCGTCGGATGACTGAACAGAAGCTCGCTGATTCGCTGGGACAGACTATCGAAGAGACAGCTCAGGGAATCGTCGATGTTGCAAACGCGAACATGCAACGAGCGCTCCGCGTCGTCTCGGTCGAGCGTGGTCACGATCCACGCGAGTTTGGTCTCGTCGCGTTCGGAGGAGCAGGACCGCTCCACGCCTGCGAGATCGCTTGTGAGCTCGAAATCCCACAGGTCATTATCCCTCGTACGGCTGGCGTCCTCTCTGCCCTCGGATTGCTCGTGAGCGACGTGCTGTACGACTACAGCACCTCGCGCGTTCGACCGCTCGCTGATGTCACCCCCACGGAACTCGAACAGATATTTGAAGACTTCGAGGAACGCGGTCACGACCGGCTGTCCGAGGAGGGGCGATTAGCCGACGAGAAGCGATTCGAGCGCACGCTTGATCTTCGATACGCCGGTCAGTCGTTCGAGCTTTCGGTGCCAGCGGGGAACGAGCTCGACGAGGCGAGCCTCGATGCTGTCCGTGAGACGTTCCACGCACACCACGAGCAGCGCTACGGTCACGCATATCCCGAAGAACCCATCGAACTCGTAACAGTCCGACTACGTGCGCGTGGTCTCGTTACCCAACCGGATCTTACAGCTGGAGGTTCGGATGACTCTCTTGTGGACGCATGCAAGGAGATCCGTAAGGTGATCTACGACGGCAACGCTCACGAGACGCGGATCTACGATCGGACCAAGTTGCCGATTGAAGCTGACGTTTCGGGCCCGGCGATTCTCGAAGGATCCGAAAGCACCGTCGTCATCCCTCCAAACCAACGCGCCCGCGTTGATGGGTACGGAAACGTACTCGTGGAGGTGTTCCCCGATGACTGA